A region from the Salicibibacter cibarius genome encodes:
- a CDS encoding phage terminase small subunit P27 family: MGKRGPAPKPTNLKVMEGNPGKRPLNENEPEPTKETPECPEWLTDEAKEEWDRVVPELERLGLLTVVDGASLASYCASWARAVEAESWMAKNGRYYVTRDKDGDIKSMSKVPHVAIAEKSFAEVRAFAKEFGLTPSSRSELSAVAKDEKKSPMAEFLERKKNGS; the protein is encoded by the coding sequence ATGGGAAAACGAGGACCAGCACCTAAGCCAACAAACTTGAAAGTCATGGAAGGGAATCCGGGGAAACGTCCTTTGAATGAGAACGAACCGGAACCAACTAAAGAAACACCTGAATGTCCTGAATGGTTGACAGATGAAGCTAAGGAAGAATGGGATCGGGTTGTTCCAGAACTTGAACGGTTAGGATTGCTTACCGTCGTTGACGGCGCATCATTAGCTAGTTACTGCGCATCTTGGGCCAGAGCTGTGGAAGCAGAATCATGGATGGCCAAGAATGGGCGATACTATGTCACCCGTGATAAAGATGGGGACATTAAATCGATGAGTAAAGTACCTCACGTTGCCATTGCTGAAAAATCATTTGCTGAAGTGCGAGCATTTGCGAAAGAGTTCGGCCTAACGCCATCCTCCCGATCTGAATTGTCTGCTGTTGCGAAGGATGAGAAAAAGTCGCCAATGGCAGAGTTTTTGGAGCGAAAGAAAAATGGTTCATGA
- a CDS encoding terminase large subunit has product MVHDKEKAMEPIEFLQMLKLTDDFFGEPFVLMDWQHDVLWDVYGTVKDDGYRQYQYAYLEIPKKNAKTTTIAGLAVYHLTCDGPEGQIYCCAADRGQATLVYKAARSMIDQDEVLGDLLKVTDSRKEIMNRETGTVLKVLSAEAYSKHGINPSVVIFDELHAQPNRDLWDVMTFGAGSSRKEPLWWVITTAGDDPDRHSIGWEVHDYAQRLIDGEIEDPIWYAKIFGADEEDDIYDERTWYKANPSLGKTIDINTLRQESVTARNSESSERLFRWLRLNQWISLKRDGWLPLSLWDQTQGEWDLSELVGKRCYVGLDLASTIDITGACYLFPPQSGVDEWRAIFDAWIPEDNMKERIKRDKAPYDRFVNEKILQATPGDVVDYEFVESRLIGASKQYNIQTLGTDPWNSRMLTQRLMKQGVNVIEISQTIKGLTEAMKMIERMMRSGQFTHEKNSLARWCFGNMIVSTDGNENIKPMKNKSRERIDVAVALINAMATALMYEESRSVYNVRGIRAF; this is encoded by the coding sequence ATGGTTCATGACAAAGAAAAAGCAATGGAGCCTATTGAATTTTTACAGATGCTCAAACTCACTGATGACTTTTTCGGCGAACCTTTTGTTTTGATGGATTGGCAGCATGACGTGCTTTGGGATGTATACGGAACCGTAAAGGATGATGGTTATCGTCAATATCAGTATGCATATCTGGAAATTCCTAAGAAGAACGCAAAAACAACCACCATAGCTGGTCTGGCTGTCTATCATCTTACATGCGATGGTCCGGAAGGTCAGATTTATTGTTGTGCTGCTGACAGAGGTCAAGCAACACTTGTGTATAAAGCAGCTAGAAGCATGATAGACCAAGATGAAGTGCTTGGCGATTTGTTGAAAGTTACAGACAGTCGAAAAGAGATTATGAACCGTGAAACAGGAACGGTTTTGAAGGTGTTGTCTGCCGAGGCGTATTCCAAGCACGGGATTAATCCTTCGGTCGTCATATTCGACGAGTTACACGCCCAGCCCAACCGTGACCTTTGGGATGTCATGACCTTTGGTGCTGGATCATCCCGCAAGGAACCTCTTTGGTGGGTGATTACAACGGCTGGTGATGACCCCGATCGGCACAGCATCGGTTGGGAAGTACACGACTACGCTCAAAGATTGATTGATGGCGAGATTGAAGATCCCATTTGGTATGCAAAAATATTTGGGGCGGACGAGGAAGATGATATTTACGACGAGCGGACATGGTATAAAGCGAATCCATCATTAGGTAAGACGATTGATATTAATACATTGCGTCAAGAATCCGTAACAGCCCGAAACAGCGAATCATCTGAACGTTTATTCCGTTGGTTAAGACTGAATCAATGGATATCACTAAAACGTGATGGGTGGCTCCCTCTCTCTCTGTGGGATCAGACGCAGGGTGAATGGGATTTGTCCGAACTGGTTGGCAAACGTTGTTATGTCGGCCTGGACTTGGCAAGCACGATTGATATTACAGGGGCTTGCTATCTGTTCCCGCCACAATCAGGCGTGGACGAGTGGAGAGCCATTTTTGATGCATGGATACCCGAGGATAATATGAAAGAGCGGATCAAGCGGGATAAAGCGCCGTATGATCGTTTTGTGAATGAAAAGATACTGCAAGCTACACCCGGTGATGTGGTTGACTATGAGTTTGTAGAAAGCCGTTTGATTGGAGCGAGCAAGCAATATAATATTCAAACGCTCGGCACCGACCCATGGAATAGCCGGATGCTTACCCAACGCTTAATGAAGCAGGGTGTTAACGTCATTGAAATATCCCAAACGATCAAAGGGTTAACTGAAGCTATGAAAATGATCGAACGTATGATGCGGTCAGGGCAGTTTACGCATGAAAAAAACTCTCTCGCTCGTTGGTGCTTCGGGAATATGATCGTTTCCACAGATGGTAATGAAAACATTAAACCTATGAAAAATAAATCAAGGGAACGCATTGACGTTGCTGTGGCACTTATCAATGCAATGGCAACGGCGCTTATGTACGAGGAGTCTAGATCCGTATACAACGTACGTGGTATTCGGGCGTTTTAG
- a CDS encoding sigma-70 family RNA polymerase sigma factor, whose protein sequence is METKNLDGKDLTIEEALTQYRNLIKKITNKMFIEGKYRDMDREDVSQLVSMSLVHAYNTYDHERGKTFLAYAYFIMIRQTLNQMRGYNNGIHIPPRVRETMGKIRKHEMEDYSADIISKTFNQSLVDAQRALKYLSYFSIRTFSDFEYDDDEESYILEGALSDSDDFTSPVVNDFIKSLDDGQQTIVRMRLSGFKLREIGDVFGITHQATQRRLMVIRKRWYEFKGDIAHV, encoded by the coding sequence ATGGAAACGAAAAACCTTGACGGAAAGGATTTGACCATAGAAGAAGCATTAACCCAATACCGAAACTTGATCAAGAAGATAACAAACAAAATGTTCATCGAAGGTAAGTATCGTGATATGGACCGAGAAGATGTGTCTCAATTAGTCTCTATGTCTTTAGTCCATGCTTATAACACGTACGATCATGAGCGAGGTAAAACGTTTTTGGCATATGCGTATTTTATTATGATAAGGCAAACATTAAATCAGATGAGAGGTTACAACAACGGTATCCACATTCCTCCACGTGTGCGGGAAACGATGGGGAAGATTCGGAAGCATGAAATGGAAGACTATAGCGCTGATATTATTAGCAAAACGTTTAACCAATCACTCGTGGATGCTCAAAGGGCGCTGAAGTATCTATCATATTTTTCCATACGAACGTTTTCTGACTTTGAATATGACGATGACGAAGAAAGTTATATCTTGGAGGGGGCGTTAAGCGATTCGGATGATTTTACATCACCTGTGGTTAACGATTTTATAAAGTCCTTGGATGATGGTCAACAAACAATCGTTCGTATGCGCCTGTCTGGGTTTAAACTAAGGGAGATTGGTGATGTGTTTGGGATCACACATCAGGCGACTCAAAGGCGACTTATGGTAATCAGGAAACGATGGTATGAATTTAAAGGAGATATAGCGCATGTTTAG
- a CDS encoding phage major capsid protein, producing the protein MNVQEMREKRANLVSQARDLIETAEKENRELDTKQYDKIMADVDDLKAKIDRQETLEQEERFLEQSQGRVATNYQPGEMPGEERETNPRKTEQYRSAFWEAQRKGKNAINSEQHNLLHRQDVRSLAIGNDAVGGYIVPDEFEANLIRLVEDNNVMRGLATTIQTGSGVREFPIERDRGEAFWIGEEEDYETSDAEFGNITLGAHKLTTATFASEELLNDAFFDIEAYVSDIFGTRIAEKEELAFIDGDGDNKPTGVLEDATDEVEVSSASQLKADKLLDLYHSLRRNHRRNSTFLIHDSMAKAIRKLKDGNGQFIWAPGIQAGQPDTILNRPVAISDHMPEAEAGNQVIAFGDFSRYYIADRVGMAMQRLDEVRAMRGQIGFRMYRRLDGRLMDSTAVKTLSFADSSGGDS; encoded by the coding sequence ATGAATGTACAAGAAATGAGAGAAAAACGGGCGAATCTCGTTAGCCAAGCCCGTGATTTGATTGAGACAGCGGAAAAAGAAAACCGAGAACTGGACACGAAGCAATATGACAAAATCATGGCTGATGTGGACGATCTGAAAGCCAAAATTGACCGTCAAGAAACACTTGAGCAAGAGGAACGTTTTCTTGAGCAATCTCAAGGGCGCGTTGCTACAAATTATCAACCGGGTGAAATGCCTGGTGAAGAACGTGAAACTAATCCACGCAAAACAGAACAGTACCGTAGTGCGTTCTGGGAAGCGCAGCGGAAAGGCAAAAATGCGATCAATTCAGAACAGCATAATCTATTGCACCGCCAAGACGTTCGCTCCCTTGCTATCGGTAATGACGCTGTGGGCGGTTATATTGTTCCGGATGAATTTGAAGCTAATCTCATTCGATTAGTAGAAGATAACAACGTCATGCGTGGATTAGCTACAACCATTCAAACCGGAAGCGGTGTGCGTGAATTCCCGATTGAACGTGATCGTGGCGAAGCGTTTTGGATTGGTGAGGAAGAAGATTATGAGACTAGTGACGCTGAGTTCGGAAACATCACGCTTGGTGCTCACAAGCTGACAACTGCAACGTTTGCGTCGGAAGAACTTTTAAACGACGCTTTCTTCGACATTGAAGCGTATGTATCTGACATTTTCGGAACCCGGATTGCGGAGAAAGAAGAACTGGCGTTTATTGATGGTGATGGAGATAACAAACCGACAGGCGTACTTGAAGATGCTACGGACGAAGTGGAAGTTTCTTCAGCTAGTCAACTAAAAGCGGACAAGCTGCTTGATTTGTACCATTCCTTGCGTCGGAATCATCGCCGAAACTCCACATTCTTGATTCATGATTCGATGGCTAAAGCGATCCGTAAATTGAAAGACGGAAACGGTCAGTTTATCTGGGCGCCGGGCATCCAAGCTGGACAACCGGATACAATTTTAAACCGCCCTGTCGCTATATCTGACCACATGCCTGAGGCTGAAGCAGGCAACCAAGTGATTGCGTTTGGTGACTTTTCTCGTTACTACATTGCTGACCGTGTAGGTATGGCGATGCAACGGTTGGACGAAGTACGTGCCATGAGGGGGCAAATTGGTTTCCGTATGTATCGACGTTTGGACGGTCGATTGATGGATAGTACGGCTGTTAAAACACTATCATTTGCTGATTCGAGTGGAGGCGATAGCTAA
- a CDS encoding phage portal protein, whose translation MIGIITRMKGEFRSSDGERFTLKDGSSIFGGGTNTNSGVNVSESRAMQLTAVYACVRILSETVAHLPFPVYKRVNHGKEKATDHHLYNILQSRANPHMTAFNFRETAMNHLLLRGNFYAEIERDEANRPKALWPLRPDKMDVKRTRDDRGLEYYYVDPDGGNKIFPNHLILHIPGMGFDGLLGYSPLTLAREAIGMGVAAEKYGASFYKNGGRPSGVLESPQAIGDEGATRMQEDWERLHDGLENKHRVALLEQGTTYREIGVTPDEAQFLSTRKFQTEEIARFFRVPPHMLGDLERATFSNIEQQSIDFVTHSITPWIKRWEQNVHMQLFGQGTQKTHFPEFVLEGLLRGDTESRYNAYSKAIQDGWMSPNDAREKENKNHVDGLDIYRFPVNMVPADKAYERMEQQPTPPDNNSPFEQEGEDRSIKYHTQQLKPAQKRAIHYRSNIRDSNKKIIRSTLKRIFEREEKDVMAKVKDTFEERNVDETFASWLSDYYGEERETIEQEMAPVMESIGTQVYASVQDELGTASDMPTSVQDFIQDYIQGMAKRISGNSFSRLITQLENNPDDVVSAFQGEFNHWQENRIDSVADEETVRSSGAITTTAFVLLGVVTMRWVSQGSESCPYCQEMNGTVVGVNQKFVNSGDTVGEDFVTSNDVGHPPLHGGCICEIVAED comes from the coding sequence ATGATAGGGATAATTACGAGAATGAAGGGTGAGTTTCGTTCGTCTGATGGTGAACGGTTCACGCTAAAAGACGGAAGTTCTATTTTCGGTGGCGGCACCAATACTAATTCAGGCGTGAATGTCTCTGAATCAAGGGCGATGCAGTTAACCGCCGTGTACGCATGCGTACGTATATTATCAGAGACTGTGGCACATTTACCGTTCCCTGTATATAAGCGTGTTAATCACGGTAAGGAAAAGGCGACAGATCACCATTTATATAATATTTTGCAGAGTCGGGCTAACCCGCATATGACGGCGTTTAATTTTAGAGAAACGGCGATGAATCACCTGTTATTGCGTGGGAATTTCTACGCTGAAATTGAGCGAGATGAAGCCAACCGACCTAAGGCGTTATGGCCTCTCCGCCCGGACAAAATGGATGTAAAACGAACGAGAGACGATAGAGGATTGGAATACTATTATGTTGATCCTGATGGCGGTAATAAAATTTTCCCTAACCACCTCATTTTGCATATTCCGGGTATGGGATTTGATGGATTGCTCGGTTATAGCCCTCTCACACTCGCCCGTGAAGCTATCGGAATGGGCGTTGCGGCCGAGAAATACGGTGCAAGCTTTTACAAAAATGGCGGGCGACCATCTGGCGTGCTTGAAAGCCCTCAAGCGATTGGTGATGAAGGGGCAACGCGCATGCAAGAGGATTGGGAAAGGTTGCATGATGGTCTTGAAAATAAGCACCGTGTAGCTTTATTGGAGCAAGGAACAACGTACAGGGAGATTGGCGTTACCCCTGACGAAGCCCAATTTTTGAGCACAAGGAAGTTTCAAACAGAGGAAATCGCGCGGTTTTTCCGTGTTCCTCCTCATATGCTTGGCGATTTAGAACGCGCTACTTTTAGTAACATTGAACAGCAATCCATTGATTTTGTCACCCACTCTATAACCCCATGGATTAAGAGATGGGAGCAAAATGTACACATGCAGCTATTCGGGCAAGGAACACAAAAGACACACTTCCCGGAATTCGTACTTGAAGGATTGCTTCGCGGAGATACTGAAAGTCGATATAATGCTTACTCGAAAGCTATACAAGATGGTTGGATGAGCCCGAATGATGCCCGAGAAAAAGAAAATAAGAACCATGTTGACGGGTTAGATATTTACAGATTCCCTGTTAACATGGTGCCGGCTGATAAGGCGTATGAAAGGATGGAACAACAACCCACGCCGCCTGATAATAACAGTCCGTTTGAGCAAGAGGGCGAAGATCGCTCCATTAAGTACCACACGCAACAATTAAAACCTGCTCAAAAGCGGGCTATTCATTATAGATCAAATATCCGTGACTCGAATAAGAAAATTATTCGTAGCACCTTAAAACGTATTTTTGAACGAGAAGAAAAAGACGTGATGGCTAAGGTCAAGGATACGTTTGAAGAACGAAACGTCGATGAAACCTTTGCGTCTTGGCTCTCTGACTATTACGGGGAAGAACGAGAAACAATTGAACAAGAAATGGCTCCGGTTATGGAATCGATAGGAACACAGGTTTATGCTTCTGTTCAAGATGAATTGGGAACAGCAAGCGATATGCCGACAAGTGTTCAAGATTTCATCCAAGACTATATACAGGGTATGGCGAAACGGATTAGTGGTAACTCGTTTAGTCGATTGATAACCCAATTAGAAAATAACCCTGATGATGTGGTTTCAGCTTTTCAAGGTGAATTTAATCACTGGCAGGAAAATCGTATTGATTCAGTTGCTGACGAAGAAACCGTACGATCGAGCGGTGCTATTACAACGACGGCTTTTGTGTTACTCGGTGTTGTTACTATGCGCTGGGTGTCACAAGGATCAGAGTCTTGCCCGTATTGTCAAGAAATGAACGGAACGGTTGTGGGTGTGAATCAGAAGTTTGTTAATAGTGGCGATACAGTTGGCGAGGATTTTGTAACAAGTAATGATGTTGGGCATCCGCCCCTCCACGGCGGTTGTATTTGTGAAATCGTTGCGGAAGATTAG
- a CDS encoding DNA primase family protein, giving the protein MYVEFKAGEKHAAKGADIAETHDAFQDAGYILTTDDLVVDIDDLPKETIQNILDIFNIRTERVWTTRGVHLYFKKPDGFKGASKVIPLGFNVEFKHNKNTYATAVKQNGEERLIENPGIREDLPSILHTRKTLQNLQGLSDGDGRNNAMFNHRVKIQGLVDNWEQVLRFINNHIFADPLSDQEFQTLARDDIPVDKKDMKEPDYANLIMRKYNVVMFTNNLYFRLNDEYTNDEHRLRRMVANEVGAVKTTFMDEVIKQMRYTAPLIEDDKAFDIKFSNGILRNGKFIPIDFKEFTPYYVKIPYTPDAEPVKEVDDYLYMLTEGDEQYKNLVLEVLGHTLVTDKEFKRLLAKFFVFVGSGGNGKGTLLEIIRNILGRDNCSSLSIKDMADERYLYNIKGNLANLGDDIEDEPINNERIKILKNISTCDDISIRAMRENSETVSITTSLIFTSNHLLKSWEKGDAYKRRILWLPMYTKPTNKDPKFITKITTDKALEYWVKLVVEGYFRLYENNGFTHSDKVEQFNQEYHYENDSIQQYLELVEQDDFINQPVADAFKVYEEWCEDNLIKPRSTRAFSKDIKEKYNLTAKQRKVNGRNKKTFLLSESEIKP; this is encoded by the coding sequence ATGTATGTCGAGTTTAAAGCAGGTGAAAAACATGCCGCCAAAGGTGCTGATATAGCAGAGACTCATGACGCTTTCCAAGATGCTGGATACATCCTAACAACGGATGACCTTGTTGTTGACATTGACGATTTACCAAAAGAGACTATCCAAAATATATTAGACATCTTTAACATCCGAACAGAAAGGGTCTGGACGACAAGGGGTGTCCATCTCTACTTTAAAAAGCCCGACGGTTTTAAAGGTGCTTCAAAGGTTATTCCACTAGGGTTTAACGTGGAGTTTAAACATAACAAAAACACCTACGCAACAGCCGTCAAACAAAATGGAGAGGAGCGTCTAATAGAGAACCCAGGAATTAGAGAAGACTTACCCTCCATTTTGCATACAAGGAAAACATTACAGAACTTACAAGGGTTATCCGACGGTGATGGTAGGAATAACGCCATGTTCAACCATCGGGTCAAGATACAGGGTTTGGTGGACAACTGGGAGCAAGTCTTACGTTTCATCAACAATCACATTTTCGCCGATCCATTGAGTGACCAAGAATTTCAGACGTTGGCTAGGGATGACATTCCCGTGGACAAGAAGGACATGAAAGAGCCTGATTATGCTAATTTGATCATGCGTAAGTACAACGTAGTGATGTTTACAAATAACCTCTATTTCCGTTTAAACGATGAATATACAAATGATGAGCACAGGCTTAGACGAATGGTGGCAAATGAGGTAGGGGCTGTAAAAACAACATTTATGGACGAGGTGATTAAGCAGATGCGTTATACGGCTCCGCTTATTGAGGATGATAAGGCGTTTGATATTAAATTTTCCAACGGTATTTTAAGAAATGGTAAGTTCATCCCTATTGACTTCAAAGAGTTTACGCCCTATTACGTCAAGATCCCGTACACCCCGGATGCCGAGCCTGTCAAAGAAGTGGACGACTACCTATACATGCTGACAGAAGGCGATGAACAATATAAAAACCTAGTGTTAGAAGTTTTAGGACATACTCTCGTTACGGATAAAGAGTTTAAAAGGTTGTTGGCCAAGTTTTTTGTGTTCGTTGGCAGCGGCGGGAACGGTAAGGGAACGTTGCTGGAAATCATAAGGAACATTTTAGGTAGGGATAACTGTTCGTCACTAAGTATTAAAGACATGGCTGATGAAAGGTATCTTTACAACATTAAAGGTAATTTGGCCAACTTGGGTGATGACATTGAAGACGAGCCTATTAATAACGAGCGGATCAAAATATTGAAGAACATCAGCACATGTGACGACATTAGTATCCGTGCGATGAGGGAGAACTCTGAAACAGTTTCGATTACAACGTCATTAATATTTACCTCAAATCATCTCCTTAAATCGTGGGAAAAAGGGGATGCATATAAGAGGCGTATATTATGGCTCCCGATGTATACAAAACCGACCAATAAGGACCCAAAGTTTATCACCAAGATTACAACGGACAAAGCGCTAGAATATTGGGTGAAATTGGTTGTTGAAGGTTATTTCAGGCTTTATGAAAATAACGGGTTTACCCATTCAGACAAGGTTGAACAGTTCAACCAGGAGTATCACTATGAGAACGATTCTATACAACAATATTTGGAGTTGGTCGAACAAGACGATTTTATTAATCAGCCCGTGGCAGACGCTTTTAAAGTGTATGAGGAATGGTGTGAGGATAACCTGATTAAACCTAGGAGTACAAGGGCGTTTTCCAAAGATATAAAGGAAAAATATAATTTAACAGCTAAACAAAGGAAGGTTAACGGTAGGAATAAGAAGACGTTTTTACTTTCTGAATCTGAAATAAAACCATAA
- a CDS encoding deoxycytidylate deaminase has translation MATERCQKLYVKAVVYKGNRILGAGENRPITPCDDHTCHHNNHCINSVHAEAKALLEAGKQAKGASMRTTHEPCHQCRKLIIAAGIEKVYYENEKHDPLNYKFRGEVKWVKV, from the coding sequence ATGGCTACTGAGCGTTGCCAAAAGTTATACGTCAAAGCTGTGGTCTATAAAGGCAATCGAATATTAGGGGCGGGCGAGAACCGCCCCATCACTCCATGCGATGATCATACGTGCCATCACAACAATCATTGTATTAACAGTGTCCATGCAGAAGCCAAGGCGCTACTGGAAGCAGGAAAGCAAGCAAAAGGTGCAAGTATGCGAACGACGCATGAACCCTGTCACCAGTGCAGGAAGCTGATTATAGCGGCTGGTATTGAAAAGGTCTATTACGAAAATGAAAAGCACGATCCACTTAATTATAAATTTAGAGGTGAGGTTAAATGGGTGAAGGTTTGA
- a CDS encoding HNH endonuclease signature motif containing protein, producing the protein MFLRRNPLCVHCEEDGLLTPATEVDHIVPHKGDKELFWDSENNWQSLCKSCHSIKTNKEMDRHG; encoded by the coding sequence ATGTTTCTTAGAAGGAATCCTTTATGTGTTCATTGTGAGGAAGATGGATTGTTAACGCCAGCGACTGAAGTGGATCACATTGTTCCGCACAAAGGTGACAAGGAATTGTTTTGGGATAGTGAAAACAATTGGCAATCATTATGTAAGTCTTGCCATTCGATAAAGACAAATAAGGAGATGGATAGACATGGATAA
- a CDS encoding DUF3310 domain-containing protein, with translation MGEGLTKEGKREIGQAYWNAIKPDKDNINSPDHYTSGDIECIDAIKEATKHLDGFEGYLTGNIMKYLWRYKHKNGVEDLKKASVYLKWLEEYVNGNEKP, from the coding sequence ATGGGTGAAGGTTTGACAAAAGAAGGTAAAAGAGAGATTGGTCAGGCTTATTGGAATGCTATTAAACCGGATAAAGATAATATCAACTCCCCTGATCACTACACGTCCGGCGATATCGAATGCATCGATGCAATCAAGGAAGCAACAAAACACTTAGACGGATTTGAAGGCTACCTTACCGGAAACATTATGAAATATCTGTGGCGGTACAAGCACAAGAACGGTGTGGAGGATTTAAAAAAAGCTTCTGTTTATCTGAAATGGTTGGAGGAATATGTAAATGGAAACGAAAAACCTTGA
- a CDS encoding DUF722 domain-containing protein produces MQGTELKGATFKYIESELYAYPDYQREIRQIRDEIIHGQGEVDENIGAGKNSYRSPGQPTEIRATKLEANKRLRRLEEISNAIERVYEQLDDTQKNLVHLRYWSKRGANWEYVADECFVSRRTAFNYRREIVYAIAHLLGEN; encoded by the coding sequence ATGCAAGGAACGGAATTGAAAGGTGCCACCTTTAAATATATAGAGTCCGAACTATATGCTTATCCTGATTATCAGAGAGAGATAAGACAGATAAGGGATGAGATCATACACGGACAAGGAGAAGTTGATGAGAATATAGGCGCTGGTAAGAACTCTTACCGAAGTCCAGGCCAACCCACTGAAATAAGAGCAACAAAACTAGAAGCTAACAAAAGGCTCAGGAGATTAGAGGAGATAAGTAATGCCATTGAACGGGTGTATGAGCAGTTAGATGACACACAAAAGAACCTAGTGCATCTTAGGTATTGGTCTAAGCGTGGTGCTAACTGGGAATATGTTGCTGATGAATGTTTTGTAAGTAGGCGTACAGCTTTTAATTATCGGCGGGAGATTGTTTATGCTATTGCTCATTTACTAGGAGAAAATTAA
- a CDS encoding dUTP diphosphatase: protein MNLTKLFETQKALDDRIIEKHGLQDMDRLPYLIIALQVELGECANEHRGFKYWSEDQEPRNKVFTMNPGENDQEAPLGGYKNPLLEEYVDCLHFILSIGLELNITEKQPLKPKFPNNDVTKQFIYVMDKVTGLYKNIKLSFGNNKDQIWQRIFSEFVRLGESMGFSWNEVEQAYFAKNKVNHERQANGY, encoded by the coding sequence ATGAACCTAACCAAACTATTTGAAACGCAGAAAGCATTAGATGATCGCATCATTGAAAAACATGGTTTGCAGGACATGGACAGACTCCCCTATTTAATTATAGCACTCCAAGTGGAATTGGGCGAGTGCGCCAACGAGCATAGAGGATTCAAATATTGGTCGGAGGATCAGGAACCGAGAAATAAAGTTTTTACAATGAACCCCGGAGAAAACGATCAGGAAGCACCTTTAGGCGGATATAAAAACCCACTCCTCGAAGAATACGTGGACTGCCTGCATTTTATCCTATCTATTGGCTTGGAACTGAACATCACAGAAAAACAACCGTTGAAGCCGAAGTTTCCAAATAACGATGTCACAAAGCAATTTATTTACGTGATGGATAAGGTGACCGGGCTGTACAAAAACATAAAATTAAGCTTTGGAAACAACAAAGATCAAATTTGGCAAAGGATATTTTCAGAGTTTGTCAGATTAGGCGAGAGCATGGGCTTTTCCTGGAACGAAGTCGAACAAGCCTATTTTGCCAAAAACAAAGTAAATCACGAAAGACAAGCAAATGGCTACTGA
- a CDS encoding HK97 family phage prohead protease: MKERRYFETKIELRDEGEDKPSSIIGYPALYNSLSEDLGGFREKIAEGAFTRTLQEGSDVRALMNHDPNYVLGRNKSGTLKLEEDGRGLRMEVDPPDTGWANDLRTSMSRGDINQMSFGFMVDRDNWEVQGGQNIRTLEEVELFDVSVVTYPAYPETSANVRSFFNDVGLEFDQIAAIIARSKHGLDVSDADREVVKRSIGYLESLLKDGNQESMNLRKARLKLLEVENT, encoded by the coding sequence ATGAAAGAACGGCGCTATTTTGAAACAAAGATTGAGTTACGGGATGAAGGTGAAGATAAACCGTCATCTATCATTGGATACCCTGCTTTATATAACTCACTAAGTGAGGATTTAGGCGGTTTCCGTGAAAAAATTGCAGAAGGAGCATTTACACGGACATTGCAAGAGGGTTCAGACGTTCGTGCATTAATGAATCACGACCCCAATTATGTTCTTGGTCGTAACAAATCAGGAACATTGAAACTTGAAGAAGATGGTCGTGGTTTACGCATGGAAGTTGATCCACCTGACACTGGATGGGCAAATGATTTGCGAACATCCATGTCCCGTGGCGATATCAACCAAATGAGTTTTGGTTTTATGGTTGACCGTGATAACTGGGAAGTCCAAGGCGGTCAAAATATACGAACGCTGGAAGAAGTTGAACTATTTGATGTATCGGTAGTCACTTACCCAGCTTACCCCGAAACGAGCGCAAATGTGCGTTCGTTTTTTAATGATGTTGGATTGGAATTTGACCAGATCGCGGCGATCATTGCCCGGTCAAAGCACGGGTTGGATGTATCCGACGCTGACCGGGAGGTGGTTAAGCGGTCGATTGGCTACCTTGAAAGTCTTCTGAAAGATGGAAATCAAGAATCTATGAATCTTAGAAAAGCAAGACTCAAATTACTGGAGGTCGAAAATACATGA